From a single Sorghum bicolor cultivar BTx623 chromosome 5, Sorghum_bicolor_NCBIv3, whole genome shotgun sequence genomic region:
- the LOC110435318 gene encoding kafirin PSKR2-like, which produces MATKIFVLLALLALSVSTTTAVIIPQCSLAPNAIISQFLPPLTLVGFEHPALQAYRLQQALANSILQQPFPQLQQQSSAHLTVQTIAAQQQQQQFLPALSQLALANPVAYLQQQLLASNPLALVNNAAYQQQQLQQVLPVISQVAMANPAAYLQQQQLAYNPLVAANAAAYLQQQQLQQILPALSQLALVNPAAYLQQQQLLPFNQLAVTNTAAYLQQQQLLRVNPVVAANPLAAAFLQQQQLLPFNQISLMNPAFSWQQPIVGSAIF; this is translated from the coding sequence ATGGCTACCAAGATATTTGTCCTCCTTGCGCTCCTTGCTCTTTCAGTGAGCACAACAACTGCAGTCATTATTCCGCAGTGCTCACTTGCTCCTAATGCTATTATTTCACAGTTCCTCCCACCACTTACTCTTGTGGGATTCGAACACCCGGCTCTGCAGGCTTACAGACTACAGCAGGCGCTTGCGAATAGCATCTTACAACAACCATTTCCCCAATTGCAACAACAATCCTCGGCTCATCTAACCGTACAGACCATCgcagcgcagcagcagcagcaacagttcCTACCAGCACTCAGTCAACTAGCCCTGGCAAACCCTGTGGCCTACTTGCAACAACAACTACTTGCATCCAACCCACTGGCTCTGGTGAACAATGCTGCATACcagcaacaacaactacaacagGTCCTGCCAGTGATCAGTCAGGTAGCCATGGCAAACCCTGCCGCCtacctgcaacaacaacaacttgcATACAACCCACTGGTTGCGGCCAATGCTGCTGCATACTTGCAACAACAACAGCTGCAACAAATCCTACCAGCACTCAGTCAACTAGCCTTGGTGAACCCGGCCGCCTACTTGCAACAACAACAGCTGCTTCCATTCAACCAACTCGCTGTGACGAACACCGCCGCATacctgcaacaacaacagctgCTTCGTGTTAATCCAGTGGTAGCTGCTAACCCATTGGCTGCCGCCTTCCTGCAGCAGCAACAATTGTTGCCATTCAACCAGATATCTTTGATGAACCCTGCCTTTTCATGGCAGCAACCCATCGTTGGAAGTGCCATCTTCTAG
- the LOC110435317 gene encoding kafirin PSKR2-like — protein MATKIFVLLALLALSVSTTTAVIIPQCSLAPNAIISQFLPPLTLVGFEHPALQAYRLQQALANSILQQPFAQLQQQSLAHLTGQTIAAQQQQQQQLLPALSQLALANPVAYLQQQLLASNPLALVNNAAYQQQQLQQVLPVISQVAMANPAAYLQQQQLAYNPLVAANAAAYLQQQQLQQILPALSQLALVNPAAYLQQQQLLPFNQLAVTNTAAYLQQQQLLRVNPVVAANPLAAAFLQQQQLLPFNQISLMNPAFSWQQPIVGSAIF, from the coding sequence ATGGCTACCAAGATATTTGTCCTCCTTGCGCTCCTTGCTCTTTCAGTGAGCACAACAACTGCAGTCATTATTCCGCAGTGCTCACTTGCTCCTAATGCTATTATTTCACAGTTCCTCCCACCACTTACTCTTGTGGGATTCGAACACCCGGCTCTGCAGGCTTACAGACTACAGCAGGCGCTTGCGAATAGCATCTTACAACAACCATTTGCCCAATTGCAACAACAATCCTTGGCTCATCTAACCGGACAGACCATCgcagcgcagcagcagcagcagcaacagttaCTACCAGCACTCAGTCAACTAGCCCTGGCAAACCCTGTGGCCTACTTGCAACAACAACTACTTGCATCCAACCCACTGGCTCTGGTGAACAATGCTGCATACcagcaacaacaactacaacagGTCCTGCCAGTGATCAGTCAGGTAGCCATGGCAAACCCTGCCGCCtacctgcaacaacaacaacttgcATACAACCCACTGGTTGCGGCCAATGCTGCTGCATACTTGCAACAACAACAGCTGCAACAAATCCTACCAGCACTCAGTCAACTAGCCTTGGTGAACCCGGCCGCCTACTTGCAACAACAACAGCTGCTTCCATTCAACCAACTCGCTGTGACGAACACCGCCGCATacctgcaacaacaacagctgCTTCGTGTTAATCCAGTGGTAGCTGCTAACCCATTGGCTGCCGCCTTCCTGCAGCAGCAACAATTGTTGCCATTCAACCAGATATCTTTGATGAACCCTGCCTTTTCATGGCAGCAACCCATCGTTGGAAGTGCCATCTTCTAG
- the LOC8079125 gene encoding kafirin PSKR2-like, which yields MATKIFVLLALLALSVSTITAVIIPQCSLAPNAIISQFLPPLTLVGFEHPALQAYRLQQALANSILQQPFPQLQQQSSAHLTVQTIAAQQQQQQFLPALSQLALANPVAYLQQQLLASNPLALVNNAAYQQQQLQQVLPVISQVAMANPAAYLQQQQLAYNPLVAANAAAYLQQQQLQQILPALSQLALVNPAAYLQQQQLLPFNQLAVTNTAAYLQQQQLLRVNPVVAANPLAAAFLQQQQLLPFNQISLMNPAFSWQQPIVGSAIF from the coding sequence ATGGCTACCAAGATATTTGTCCTCCTTGCGCTCCTTGCTCTTTCAGTGAGCACAATAACTGCAGTCATTATTCCGCAGTGCTCACTTGCTCCTAATGCTATTATTTCACAGTTCCTCCCACCACTTACTCTTGTGGGATTCGAACACCCGGCTCTGCAGGCTTACAGACTACAGCAGGCGCTTGCGAATAGCATCTTACAACAACCATTTCCCCAATTGCAACAACAATCCTCGGCTCATCTAACCGTACAGACCATCgcagcgcagcagcagcagcaacagttcCTACCAGCACTCAGTCAACTAGCCCTGGCAAACCCTGTGGCCTACTTGCAACAACAACTACTTGCATCCAACCCACTGGCTCTGGTGAACAATGCTGCATACcagcaacaacaactacaacagGTCCTGCCAGTGATCAGTCAGGTAGCCATGGCAAACCCTGCCGCCtacctgcaacaacaacaacttgcATACAACCCACTGGTTGCGGCCAATGCTGCTGCATACTTGCAACAACAGCAGCTGCAACAAATCCTACCAGCACTCAGTCAACTAGCCTTGGTGAACCCGGCCGCCTACTTGCAACAACAACAGCTGCTTCCATTCAACCAACTCGCTGTGACGAACACCGCCGCATacctgcaacaacaacagctgCTTCGTGTTAATCCAGTGGTAGCTGCTAACCCATTGGCTGCCGCCTTCCTGCAGCAGCAACAATTGTTGCCATTCAACCAGATATCTTTGATGAACCCTGCCTTTTCATGGCAGCAACCCATCGTTGGAAGTGCCATCTTCTAG